From the genome of Archaeoglobus neptunius:
GGCAGCAATAGCTGCGATGTATTCCCTTGCCGAAAAGTATGTCGGGGAGGAGATAGAGGAACTTTACTCCAGGCTGTCTGCAAGGTATAAGCTTGACGATGCAGCAAAAGAGATGCTGGAGGATTTCGCATCATCTCTGATCAGGAAGTTTCTCAGGGAGCCAACAGTCAGACTGAGAGAGGCTGCAAGAAATGAGAAAAGCTATATTATTGAAGCGGTAAGGTATCTCTTTGGTGATGGTAATGGCAGAATTCCCGAAGCTAAGGCTGAGAAGACTGAGAAAATCGAATCTAAGGAAGATATTCCGCGAAGTGAGGTTGGGTCCTGAAAACCTTATAGTTCCCGTTTTTGTTGATGAAAATTTGAAGGAAAGAAAGCCGATAGAATCAATGCCGGGTTACTTCAGACTTCCCGTGGATGATGCCGTGAGGGAAGTTGAAGGATGCCTGGATCTCGGTCTTGAGAGTTTCATTCTCTTCGGTGTACCGTCACACAAGGATGAATTTGGAACCTCCGCACACGACAGAGATGGCGTCATACAGAGGACTGTGAGGAAAATAAAGGCCGAATTTCCCGATGCTGTTGTCATCACAGATGTCTGTCTGTGCGAATACACAACTCACGGCCACTGCGGTGTGGTGAGTGGAGAGGAGATTCTGAACGATGATACTCTCCCCATTCTCGGCAGAATAGCAGTGAGTCATGCTGAAGCCGGAGCCGACATCGTGGCTCCGTCAGGTATGATGGACGGAATGGTTGGGGCGATAAGAAAAGCCCTTGACAGCGCCGGTTTCGAAACGGTTCCCATCATGAGCTATGCTGCAAAATATGCATCAGGCTTCTACTCACCTTTCAGAGAAGCCGCAGAGAGTGGATACAGGTTCGGTGACAGGAAGGGGTATCAGATGGACATCCACAATGCGAGGGAGGCACTCAGAGAGATCGAGCTGGACATAAAGGAGGGTGCGGACGTTATAATGGTTAAGCCAGCACTGCCATATCTTGATATCATTCGAATGGCGAAAGATAGATTCAACGTTCCACTCGCAGCCTACAACGTTAGCGGGGAATACAGCATGATAAAGGCTGCAATTGAAAAGGGATGGCTGAACGGGGATGTGATCTACGAGATTCTGGTAGCAATCAAAAGGGCTGGAGCGGATCTGATAATAACCTACCATGCCAAGGAAATGGCAGAGAAGCTTCAGTAAACCTCGACATCCACAACAACGTGATAAACTCCGGGAGAATAGTTCTTAACCTTTTTAAAGTTTAGAATTCTGCATCTCCTGCCGGCTCTGCTGCATGCCTTCTCGACTCTCCTAATCGGCCTCTCGATTACGGCTTCCGGGGTGGATTCGTGGTAGTGAATGACTCCCTTCCCATCTATTGCCCTTACCGCAGCCGGCAGGAAGTCCTGGCAGTAGATATGCCCCATCACAACCCTGTCGGCGACCTTTTCTGGAGTGACGAACATCGAATCACCGAGTATCGGAATTACATTCCTCACGTTATTCAGCCCGATATTCTCGATCAGATATCTGTATGAATCGGGATTTATTTCAATTGAGTATATCCTCTCAGCTCTGGAGTGGATGGCAATTGGTATTGAAAAGTATCCTATCCCTGCAAACATGTCTACCACGATTTCACCTTCATCGACCATTTTTGCGACCCTAATCCTCTCTGCCTGGTTCCCAAGGCTGAACATCACCTTGCTGACATCAAGTTTGAAAACGCAACCGTTCTCTCTGTGCAGGGTCTCGCTTCCATTACCGGCTATTAGCTCGACCCTTGGTTTTCTCAGCATTCCAACTCTGCCGTAATCGCACCATACTGCCTTGCATCTTGGGTTTAGCTTCAAAAGTGCCTCACCTATTGTTCTGGAATATTTTCTCGCCTCCTCCTTCAGCTTGACCATCAAAATGTCTCCCAGAATCTTGTAGTTACTTGGGATGAACTCTTCCGGCACGATGCCTTTAAGTTCAGACTTCAGATCCATCTTACTGCTGAAAACGGGGTTAACCTGCTCGACAATTTCGTAATCTGAAAAAAGGTCTTCTGACCCGTCTATAATCGGGATTTCAACAAAGTCTCCAGCAGCAAGGATTCTTCTTCTCCTGTCCTTCACACCTTTTTTTTCAGCCAGCTTTCTTACCTCTTCCGCCCTCTCCTTTGGAACCCTCACGGCCTTCATAGGTCTTTGAGAAATGCGTAAAATCTCCCCTTTTTCTCAAAAACCCTAACTTCGGATCCTATTTCTGCACCGTAAGGTCTTTCTGTTGTGATAACGTCTCCATCACTGCAAACTATTTCTGCAACACTCTCATCCACGTTCACGACCACGCCCTCTTTCATATCCTCTTTTCTTGCTGTAACTCTGTGTTTGTCCAGGTTTATGGTTTTTCCGGTGATTATATCAATAGCTTTCCCACTCTGAACGTTTTTGACGACACCAAATTTTCCATTTAGCTCTACAACATCTCCTTCTCTGTACTCCGGGATTTTTACAGAGTATGTGAATCTGTATACATCTCTGCCGTCAATTTTTGTATGGAGTTTCTTGCTTTCAGTTATTTCTCCGCCAAACCTGCTTTTGATGAGTTTTGCAATCTTCATCCCGATTTTTCTGCTTCCC
Proteins encoded in this window:
- the hemB gene encoding porphobilinogen synthase, translating into MAEFPKLRLRRLRKSNLRKIFREVRLGPENLIVPVFVDENLKERKPIESMPGYFRLPVDDAVREVEGCLDLGLESFILFGVPSHKDEFGTSAHDRDGVIQRTVRKIKAEFPDAVVITDVCLCEYTTHGHCGVVSGEEILNDDTLPILGRIAVSHAEAGADIVAPSGMMDGMVGAIRKALDSAGFETVPIMSYAAKYASGFYSPFREAAESGYRFGDRKGYQMDIHNAREALREIELDIKEGADVIMVKPALPYLDIIRMAKDRFNVPLAAYNVSGEYSMIKAAIEKGWLNGDVIYEILVAIKRAGADLIITYHAKEMAEKLQ
- a CDS encoding class I SAM-dependent methyltransferase, coding for MKAVRVPKERAEEVRKLAEKKGVKDRRRRILAAGDFVEIPIIDGSEDLFSDYEIVEQVNPVFSSKMDLKSELKGIVPEEFIPSNYKILGDILMVKLKEEARKYSRTIGEALLKLNPRCKAVWCDYGRVGMLRKPRVELIAGNGSETLHRENGCVFKLDVSKVMFSLGNQAERIRVAKMVDEGEIVVDMFAGIGYFSIPIAIHSRAERIYSIEINPDSYRYLIENIGLNNVRNVIPILGDSMFVTPEKVADRVVMGHIYCQDFLPAAVRAIDGKGVIHYHESTPEAVIERPIRRVEKACSRAGRRCRILNFKKVKNYSPGVYHVVVDVEVY